From Candidatus Cloacimonadota bacterium, a single genomic window includes:
- the rpmE gene encoding 50S ribosomal protein L31, producing MKQGIHPKYEKSIITCACGNTFETKSTKGNMQVDICNVCHPFYTGKQKIMDTAGRVEKFNRKYNRKSDN from the coding sequence ATGAAACAGGGAATTCACCCAAAATATGAGAAATCAATTATCACTTGCGCCTGCGGAAACACCTTTGAAACTAAAAGCACCAAAGGCAATATGCAGGTGGATATCTGCAACGTGTGCCATCCCTTTTATACCGGCAAACAGAAGATAATGGACACAGCCGGTCGCGTTGAGAAGTTTAATAGAAAATACAACCGTAAATCAGACAACTAG